The DNA window ATGAGGCTAGTCCTGGCCCTTGAGTACCTCAGCCAGGTCGTAGAGGGCGCACGAGAGGGCGCAGGCCACGTCCCAGGCCTTGAGAGGCTCCCCTCCCCTTATCTTAACCTTCCTACTGGCCACCGAGAGGACCTCCTGGGAGAACGGACCCCTGGGGAAGGCGCCGAAGCCTATAACCATGTTGCCCTCCGCCGCCTCACTGACGACGTCAGCTGGCCTCTCCTCGACCTCCGCGTCCTCACTGAGCAGCAGAAGTCCCCTGCCGCCGAGGAGCTCCCTCAGGCTGTCGCTGGCCTTCCATATGAGCGCCTCGCCCTGGGGAGGGGCCCTGTTAAGCTTAAGGACCTGCGTCATGAGTCCCTTGAAGCGGTCGTAGTTCTTGGGTATCCTGACGCTTGGAGAGAAGGCGAGGACCCTGCCGTCCTGGAGGTGCACGTAGACCTCCGCAAGCCCCTCCCTCACTGGGGCCTTCTCAAGGAGGTTAAGGAGGCTCAGGTGAACTACGTCTGGCCTCCCCCTCCTCCACCAGGAGTCCAGGGACCTCATGGCCTTCCAGTGTATGCCCGCGTCAAGGAGCATGTCGCTTGGCCTGAGGCCGTACTTCCTTGCAGACTTAACCACCTGCGGGTGGCCTGCTATCTCCTTTGGGACAAGCTCAAGGGCAGCCTCAAGGAGTACTATGGTGACCTTGGCCATAGGCAACCCTCAGCGATTGGAGGCCTCCTCATCCTTCCCCTCAGAAGCCCCTGCTCCTCTCATCACATAGGCTGGGCTGGAGGGCGAGCTTTTCTGCGTTTTCCTAGCAAGCTCCTGAAGCGGCCCGGCCAGGCTACCGCTATAAGCGTTGAAGGCTAAGGCAGTCCTCGGAGAAACTGTGAGCTAGGCTGTGGAGGAACAACTCAAGGGGCATAAGGCTGAGGCTTGGGGCGAGCCGGATGGCTGAGCCGGACAGGAAATTCATTTACAAGACGACAGCCGTGAAGAGGTACGGCCTGACGCCGCACCAGATAGACCAGGCAGTCGAGGCTGGCCTGCTGAAGAACTTCAAGTACGTCAAGAACCCGCACTACGGCTCCGGCCCAAGGTCCCTCCTCCTCGACGAGGCGGAGCTCCAGGGCGTCCTCGACAAGGTTCGCGCACTGCCCAAGTACTCTGAGGAGGAGCTGAGGAGGAAGAGGGCGTACAGCGAGAGGTCAAGGAAGGCCGGCAGGGCCTCTTTCTACTGCCCGCTGTGTCAGAGGAAAGTAAGGCCACTGAGGACATCGTACGCCAGGGACGCCCTGCTTTACGGCATGATATCACCGGAGGAGGCGAAAATAGTAGCTATAGTAACTCACTTCAGGCACGTGCACACAGATTATGATGAGCAGAGAAGGCAGCTACTGCATGTCAACAGCCGATCTATAGAGCCCCTGAAGGACGGGAAGACTATTGAAGCGATAGAGCTTGCAAAGAAATGCGGCCTTCTTCCGGCCGACTTCACCAAGGAGGAGTATGATAAGATAGCGTTGAAGATTAAGGAAATGTATGGCCTATATTAAGTCATAATTTTCGCATCGCGTATCTATAAGCGCGCGGGCGTGAACGATGGTTAGCCTTCCGCCCCGCGCAGGCCGCTGCCTACCTATTATAATAATAGGAAATAGGGGGCTCCCAGGCCGTGGAGCTCAGCGCTTAACTTTGAGCTTGTCTATGTCCTCTGGGTAGCTTGTGAGCCTCCTGGCACCGCCCTCAGTTATGAGGAAGGTGTCACTATGCCTGAAGCCACCCAGGCCCGGCACGTAGAGCCCTGGCTCAACGGTTACCACCATGCCAGGCCTCAGGACTTCGCTTATCCCAACGTCGAGGAAAGGCGGCTCGTGCTCCTCAAGGCCAAGGCCGTGGCCCGTGTGGTGCCTCAGCAGGTTTTCAACGCCGAGCTCCTTAGCCCTGCGCCTCATCGCCGCGTCCACCTCAGACGCCTTGACGCCGGGCCCCAGGGCCTCAGCTGCCGCCTCCCTGACCTTAAGCATCTTGTCGAAGAGCTCCCTGACCTCGGCGCTGGGCTCCCCAAGTATGAGGGTCCTCTCGAGCTCAGCGAAGTAGCCCCCTATTTCAGGCCCCGAGCCTATGCCAATAACGTCCCCATCCCTCATGGGCCTCTCGGCTACAAGCGCGTGGGGGAAGGCCGAGAACTCGCCCACCTGCCCCCTGAAGCCGACCGCCCAGCCCACAGCTCCCCTGAGGGGAACGTAGGGCCTGTAGACATCGTTCATCTCCTTGCTTATCTCAAGGCTTGCCTGCAGCGACACCTCCCAGTCCCACTTCCCGGGCTCCATGAGGCCCCTAGCGACGTCTACTGCCCTCGAGGCCCACCTGCCGCTCTCCTCAATCAGCGACACCTCCTCCTCTGACTTGACGAGCCTCATCTCAGCCACCAGGTCCCCCATGTCAATCCACTTGACATCCCTCTTGGCGAGCAGCTCCTGCAGCGGCGGGCCGGAGTAGCCGTAGGCTCCCTTGGGCCCCAGGGGCTCCCCCATGACGGACCTGACATCTGAGGAAGCTATGGCATCAGCGATGAGGTTGGCCACGTGGACGTCCCCTGGGTAGTCAAAGTAGTACTCAAAGCGCCTGACGACGCCTCCCCACTTGGAGTTCCTGTACTCGGCGTGGCCCTTCTCGACGCTCGGCAGCACGGCGAACGGCTCCCCGTCAACTGGCACTATTAAGGCCACAGGCCTCTCGGTCGTTATGAAGGAGAGGTTTGTGAAGTAAAAGATGCTCACAGGCGACGTCAGCAGGGCAGCCTGCGCCCCCGAGGCGGCCGCCCTGTCCCTGAGGACCTTAAGCCTTCTGCTGAGCTCCGTCTCAGATACCCTGGGTATCAATAGGCTGCGCCGTGCCCCCTAAGTCCTGGGAAAATTAAAAAGATCCCGTTGGAGAGTTTAGTGTTTACCCGTGGCGTGACTTTTCCTTACTTCTAGTTCCGCCGCGGGCACCCCTCTTAAGGGATCACACGCAGTCACCCTTAAGTCCTTGGGGCTTGTCGAGGGAAATACCACTCACTACCCTCCCATCCACTTTTATCACCCCACCCTCGTGAGCGGAGTCCGTCATCAGGTGGGGGTCACCAATGAAGACTGCCTCGGTAATGCTATATAAAAGTAACTTGACAAAACTATATTTAGAAGCGATTAAAATAACTAGTAGTTACGTAGAAGCGTTACAGTCGTAAAGGGAATTCTACGACTGAGGCTCCCGCGCCACGGGCCGCAGACGGCGCGGGGAGAGGGGAAGCGGCGAGGACGAGCCGCGAAGGGCAGCCGCCGGCAGCTCCCGCGGTCCCACTAACATCAGCCGGCGCGCCGTGAAGGCCCCGTAAGGCCTCACAACGTTTCCACCCAAATTTGTGTGGAAAAATTACGAGGTCGGCGGCCCTGCCTGGGTCTTCATAGGGCTCAGCGCAGTCGTACTGGCCTCGAGCAGGTCCGCCCTTGTCCCCAGGCTAAGGCACGAGCTCGCCTGCCTGGGCACTTCTTTAGCAGGTCGTCGGGCGGCTGGGTCGCCTTAAACGACAGACTGAGCCCTTTCCATATCAAGTAGAGATCATTTCGTATTTTACTGCGAGGACTCATACCGATAAGTTAATGACAAAGCGAAAGGCAAGCCCCGCCCATATAATGGACCCAGCCCTCCCTAAGGCCGTTAATTTAAAAAACCTAACCGGACTTCAATTAGTAGGAAGATGACTTCGCAATGGGCTCAGCTGGGAGGCAGAGGGTCCTGCTGGGCGTGCCAGGGCTAGATGATCTGTTCATTGAGGGCGTGCCGAGGGGCTCAATAATCCTCGTGGCTGGCTACCCTGGGGCAGGGAAGACCACGCTGGCCTCCCAGTTCGCCTACGCGGGCGCAGCGTCGGGGGAGCCCTCCTTGTACGTCAGCTTCGTGGAGCCGAGGGACGACTTCATCGACAACGCCGCCTCCTTCGGCATGGACTTCAGGCCGCTCGAGGGGAGGGGCGCCTTCAAGTACTACGAGGCCCTCAGCGTCAGCGACCCAGAGGCCCTAGGCGACGTTATTGAGGACGTGCTCTCCCAGGTGGACTCCATGGGGGCGAAGAGGGTGGTGCTTGACAGCGTCACAGCTGTTGAGCAGCTCGCCAGGGACCCCCCGAGGGCCAGGGAGATCATGCACTCAGCCCTCTACCTTGGCCTCAAGAGGAGGGGGGCGACCTCTCTGCTTATAGCTGAGCTGCCGTTTGGGGCCGAGTCCTCGCCCATTGGCCCTGAGGAGTTCATAGCTGACGGCGTGATAGTTCTCAAGTACAGGGTCGTCAAGAACAAGCTCGAGAGGTACGCCGAGATAAGGAAGATGAGGGGGACTAACGTAGAGTACGCCTCGCTGCCCTACGCCTTTACGACCAGGGGCGTTGAGTTCCCCCCTCCCCTGAGGCCCGAGGCGCTGCCGAGCGGCGCCAGGCACGAGAGGGCGTGCAAGCTGGGCAGGCTGACGATAACACCGGGCATGGGCACCCTAATACTCTACGACCCCTCAGTTGACCCGGTCCAGTTCTCCGCCTATTACCTGGTGGCGCCTGCCGTCGCCTTAGGCCTAAGGACTCGGTACGGCTCCTACATCCACGGGACAACCAGCTTAAGGGACGTGTTAGCAACGTGCGGCGACCTGTTGCAGGGCAAGCTAAACAACCTGGTGGCTGAGAGTTTCGAGGCCTCCTCAATGACGATAGGGGAGGCTGAGCTTAGGACCTACGCGAGCGACAGAGACTTCAGGCCAGACTTGATCGTGGTTGAGGGCATTCACCTGCTCCGCGAGTTCAACACGCTTGATGACTACACGGGACTCGTATACAGGACGCTGCTGCGCAGGGCCTCCATGGGCATAATGACTTTCCACCTCTACGCCTCGCCCAGGGAGGGCGCCTGGGACGTGCCGCTCTCGACGTACTATGACAACGTCCTCTACCTCTACGTCAAGGATGACAGGCTCGTGCTCGAGCCGCTCAGGGTCTGGGGCGAGCTGGTTCCTCCGAGGGAGCCCGTGCTCACTGGCAGCCTGGAGGCTGACTGCAGGTCAATATTAATGGGGGGGGGGGGGTGGCAAGTGCTCCAGGTCCTGAGGGGTCAGCGCTGAGCTGCCTCCCGAGGAGGCCCCTGAGCTCAGGCTAAACTCCTGGGCCGCCCAAGGGACCCTGGCACGGTGCAGGTCCTAGTAATAGGCGGAGCCGCGGGGATGCCAGCGGCCTCGTGGGCCAGAGGAGGTCATAGGCGGGCTGGGCGTCATAGCGGCTGCGATCATGAGGAGGATGACGGCCGATGACCTGTTCTTCGTGGAGATGGGCTACCACCCGAGCTCAGGCAGGGCCTGGGACCCCGCAGTGCTGGCCGCCAGGCATCTCATGAGAACATAGCCTCAGTGGGATAACCCGTCACCACCGCTCAGTCACTGATGGTGTCCTCATCGGCCGCCTTAGAGTTGCCCAGGCGGCTTAAATGCTCTATACACTTGCTGTCAACCCTTGAGGCAAGCCTTGAGGCAAGCCTGTCGTTGACGTGCTTGCCGTGAGGCCTGAGGCCCCCGCTGAAGGCCATCGGTATGTGGAGGAGCTCATGGACTATGACCTTCACCTTCTCCCTTGGAGGCAGGCCGTCAAACCTCTCTGAGATGAACTCTATGAGGTAGGCTGGCTCCATGTTCAGGGCGAACCTCCAGGCCGATGGCATCAGGTATATCCTTGCTACGGCCCTTGACCTTGAGCCCCTGCTCCTCACAACGTAAAGCCTTTCGAGGTCTATGTAGCTGAGGCCCAGGCTTCCAACAACGCACTTAACCGCCTCCTCAAGGTCCCTGTCCCTCTCGAACCTCAAGGTGTGCCCTTAAGTGCTGAGGCCCTTAGAGTAAGAAGGGGGAGAGGGCTTCCAGGGCGGTGGGCAATCTTGGAGAGGGACGACCTCTCAGCCCTGCTCGCGGCCATACTGGGCGGCGTTGGGGCTATAGCCCTCTTCATGGGGGCCGTCGCGGAGGCGCTCGGCTGCGCCCTATGCAGGTACGTCATGTACGCCGGCGTCGCCATGCTCCTTATATCGGCTGCCCTCCTTGGGCTCCTCTTCATCCCCCCAAGGAGGGCAGGCGTCACCTGACAAGTATAACAGTGACAGGCGCGTGGGCCGCGACAGCAATGGCAGTTGACCCCACGTTTATGTCGCCGTTTATGCTTGTCCCCCTCGCGCCCATTATCACGGCGTCGTAGGAGCCCTCGGCTATAGTCTTGAGTATCTCGTTTGCCGCGCTCGAGGAGGACTGGCTGTACCTTGACACAACAAACCTGTACTCAGCCCTCCCCCCGACCCTGTCCTCGACCAGCTTCCTCACCACGTCAGCGCTTGAGCACTCTGAGCAGGCGTAGAGGACGGTGAGCCTAGAGCCGTACCTCATTGCAAAGTCAACTGCCAGGTCGAGGGCCTTCATGCTTGACCCTGAGCCGTCGACAGGCACCAGCAGCTCCCTGAGCCAGAAGCTTATGGTGTAGCTCGGCTCAACGCCCCTGCTCAAGCCCTGCCACCCCCTGCCAGGGCCTCCAGCGCTGGGAGGCCCTCGCCCGAGAGAAAAGCTAGGAAGGCCGCGGCGCCCGTTGATATGTGCACCTTTGCGTCGCTCGTGCCAGGCTCAAGGCCACTCATCGCAGCGACGTGGCCCCCGCCAAGTATTGCATAGCCCTTGCAATCCATGGCCGCCCTTATCATGGCCTCTGTCCCCTCCCTGAACCTCGGGTCCTCGACGACGCCCATGGGGCCCCTCAACACAACGAGCTTCGCCTCCTCCACCATTGATGAGTACGCGTCAACAGTGCCTCCCCCTACGTCCATTATTAGGCCGCTCACCCTCCCCATGGGCTCCTCCCTCACCTCCTCGCCCTCAAGCACCTTATAGTCAACAGGCACCTCTATGGGGGCGCCCATCATCAGGAGCCTCCTGGCCCTGGGCAGGAGGGCGAGGGCGCCTGACCTCTCAAGCGCTTCCATGCTGCTCGTGCTCAGCATGATACCCTTCGCCACCGTGAACAGCTCCCCCACAAGCCCCCCTGTAAGTATCCTGTCGGCCAGCCTGTTCCTCACGAGGTTCTCAATAACCTTTATGGTGTCCGCCACCCTCGCTCCCCCGAGCACGAAGACCTTGGGCGAGAGGGACCTGTCAAGCACCTTAGCAAGGGCCGCCACCTCCCTCTCCATCAGCCTGCCGGCCGCCGAGGGGAGCACAGCTGGGAAGCCGACGACGCTCGGCTCGCTCCTGTGGGCGGTCGCAAAGGCGTCGTTGACGTAGTACTGGAAGAGGGGGGAGAGGTACCTCACGAGGTATGTGTTCGCCTGCTGCCTCAGGGGGGCCTCGACGAGCTCCTCTGAGGCGAACCTGACGTTCTCAAGCATAGCAGCCTCGCCGGGCCTGAGGGACTTTATGGAGTCCCTGGCGTAGGGCCCCATGACGTCATCTATGAACTTCACCTCCTGTCCAAGGTATGCCGAGAGCACCTTGGCGTGCTGCCTGAGGCTGACGAAGTCCCTGCCCCCCGGCCTGCCCTGGTGCGACATTAGGACCACCGCGTTGTCGCGCTCCAGCAGCTCCCTTATGGTCTGCAGGTGGGCCCTTATCCTTGAGTCGTCCATCAGCATCCCGGCGTCGTTAACCGGGGAGTTAAAGTCCACCCTGACCAGCACCCTCGAGCCCCTGGCGTCAAGGTCATCGAGGGTCCTGATGCTGAGCTCTCCCAGGCGTATCAGGACTGCCCCCCAGCTGGGGCCTGCGGCTGGGAGGTAAAAGTGCCCTAGAGGAGGGCCTCTAGGTGCGCGGCCAGGGCCCCAAATAAGTCTCCCCTCGCAGCCCTCACAGGGGAAGGGTTGCAGTTCACCGCGGTGGCCTGCGACGACGGGGTCGTGAGGAAGCTGGGAGGCGGCCTCACGGCAGTGGCCTGCGTCTCCTACAGGGAGCTGTGGCCCGTCGAGGCATCCATAGGCCTCATAAGGGTCGACGGCCTTGACGCCACCTCCGTGCTCTCAGGCATGGTATCACTCATGGCCAGGCCCCCGGGCGTCATAATGCTTGACTCAATAACGATCGGGGGCTTCAACTTCGTCTCCCTGCCAGCGCTCCACAGGCTCACGGGGCTCCCCGTCGTCGTGGCCTACAGCTACATGCCGAGCCTCAGGAGGCTCGAGGCCCCTCTTAGGCAACACTTCAGTGACGCCGAGCTCAGGCTGAGGGCCATATCGCTCGTCTCAAACGCCAGGAGGGTTGAGACGGCCAGGGGGGAGCTCTACCTTGTGACGTGGGGCATAGGCCTTGATGAGGCCAGGGAGCTGGTCGAGTCATACCAGGTTTTCACTCGTGTCCCTGAGCCCATAAGGGTGGCCCACAGGCTCGCCTCTGAGGCCTCCGATGTCTTAGGTTTGCAGAAGGGGGCGAGCGGTCAAGAGGAGGGCCAGTCCAAGGCGCTGTGAAGTTTGTTAATTTATTAAAATCTATTATAAAACTTTAAAATATAAATAGAAAATAATAACAGAAATAGGTGAACGTGCGATTCAAAGTCATAAAAACTGTAAGCCAATAAATTTTATAACTTCACAAACGTAGAGCGGCCCTGGTGGACTCCTTGAGGACCAAGAGGGCCCTGGCCCTCGTCCTTGTCATCATTGTCTCAGCCTCGCTGCTCGCGGGGCTGTTCTACCTGACGCCTGGCGTGCTCTACTGGAGGGATGTAATAATAAGGGCTTACGCTGTAGGAAGCCACCACACGCTGATCTGGCTCACCAACGCCTCCTTCTCAGTGTGGGCCTGGGCGCCGACCCCTAACGGAACTGAGTTCATACCTATCTACAACGGGACGGGGCTCCAGGCGGTGATAGGCCCAGGCAGGTTAGCCAGGTGGGCCGAGGACTGGGTGCACGCATACGGCAGGGTCGCCATAGGCGTCTTTGAGCCATCGATAATCATATGGGTCTCATACTACATACGCCTGCCTAACGGCAGCGTTGAGCTCGTGGCTCAGCCCTTCTACAGGCTCCTTAACCTGAGCTTCCCGCTGAGCGGCGGCTGGGGCGTGGTAGTAAACGCGGTGATGGGCCGCCCCTTCAGGACCATCCTGAACGCCAGCGGGGCGGCCGCGAGGGGCTCAGGTAAGGCGTCGGCTCTCTCACCCCCATTCTACGTGGTACCTCACGTCATTGCTTGGTACCCTAACGACACAGGCATGGCGCCCATAAGCTTCGCCGTGGCCTTAGCGCAGCCCAGTCCTCTCGTCACTTCCGTTAACGAAGGCGTCGCAACTGTGGATATAGAACTATCAGGACTCCCTGCCATCGTGGACTCCGTCACGTTGTCTGGCAGCGAGTTCGAGGCCGCTCTAAGAGTTGCCGAGTCAGGGAACCTGCTACAGGCCGTCAGGATGCTTTCCCCGGTAATGGGGCCTGCGCTTAACTACACGATCCTCTTGCCCATCGACGCAGAGGCCGACATCCCAACGAATCTTAACGACATAGCCCAGCTCTACATAGTTGGCCAGGGCGCGCTGGTCAACTGGACTGAGGTGAGCGCCTTCGGCAGGCCAGTAACCTGGTACCTCAGCCTTCAGCCGACGGAGGCTAAGATCGCGAATGTCTATCACCAGACGACCATGGGGCTCTACTATTGGTGGGGCTATGATAAGTGCGTCAACCTGAGCGAGTGGGCTCGTGAGCAACAGGTCCTCATGCAGAACTCAAGCTACTTCTTCAAGGCTGGCATGAACTCCACGTGCCCGCTGCCAAATACGCCAGCGCCAGTAATTTGGGAGGACTACGCCGTGAAGCTGACAAATTACACTGCGGTGAGGCCTATCAGCATGTTTAACGCGTTCTCCGATGATTTCTCGTATAGCGTTAACGGAACCATCTACCGCCCCATCTACCGCCGCATAAGCGTAGGCATCGACCTCGGCTCGGCCATAGCGTCAGTGATGGAGAGCAAGGCCTTCGGCCAGCCAGGGGCGATCGCCTTCGCAGACCTGATAGCGGGTGTCCTCAACCCATTCCAGTACCAGACATTTTACGTCGTGGGGGTGAGCAACTTCATCCCGCGGTATTACGTTAACATGTACTACAGTGACCTGACCCCCGTGTACTACAACGCCAGCGGCTACGGCTTCGCCATGTCCAGGGGGCTGATATTTATAAACGTGAGCTCATCGCCCTGAAGGCTAAAGGGACGCTAAGCGCCTTAGTAAAGGCCCCTTTTCTTTAACTTTTTTGGCGTGAGCCTCTAAACCTAGTGACAAAGGTGAAAGGCAAGCCTCGCCCTTTAGGGCGGGAGAGGCCAGCACAGCCCGCAAAGGCAGAAGTGCCATGAAAACTTACGCCTGGGAAGCGCCGTAAAATATGGGCCCCGCGCCGTTGGGCCTAGCAACCACCCATGACGCCAACGGCGCCGCTGGGGCCCTGGGGCTAGGGGGAGTCACTGCGCTCGACTATGAATAGACAGGTGATTGAGGCAGGGCGCAGGGGGCAGGCGGCAGCAGAGGATATAGCCCCCTGAGGTCACCTTGCCTGGGAAGCGCTCTTGAAGTCCCTCGGGGGCTACCTTAACCTTGTGCCTCCCAGCGGCCTCAGGGACTGCGTGGCGGCCTCCTCCACAAAGGCTGGGGAGCCCAGCTGGGTAACAGTGAAGGACTCTGAGGGTCACAGCGTGGTTGTGGACCCAAACCCCTGGAACACCTGGGAGGGCTCGGGCAGCTCCTCTGCTAAGCTGTGTAGCGACGGCCTGAACGTTGTGGTCTCCTACAGCGAGGCCACGGCCGCGAGGCCCCCTGAGACCGTGCTGGGCTACCCGGAGGTCATATATGGCTACAAGCCCTGGGGCTCGCTCTCAACCAGCACATCCCCCCTGCTCCAGCTGCCGGCCAAGGTAGGCCAGCTCCCCCAGGCCATCGCCTACGTTGATTACCTCGTAGAGTTCTCGAACGGCAGGGGCAACCTGGCCTTCGACCTGTGGCTGACCAGGGGGCCAGGCCAGCGCAGCGTGGGGCCCAGGGAGCTTGAGGTCATGATATGGCTCTACCGCAGCCCCGGCTTCAACCCTATGGGCTACCAGTCGCCAAACTTAACCCTTGGGCTGCCCACCGTCGTGAATGACAGGCCAGACGTCGTTAACTGGGGAGTTTACATAGCCGACCCCATGGGGCCCGGCCGCTGGACCTACGTGGCTTTTGTCATGGAGCCGCCCCTGGCCTCGGGTAGCGTGCTCGTGCCCCTTACCCTGATGCTCAGGTCCCTTCGGGAGCTGCTGTCGTGGGGGAGCGAGGTCATGGACCTCTACCTTAACGGCCTGGAGCTCGGCATGGAGTACACGTCGCTAACATGGCCCCCAACTAAGGTGAGCGTCCTGGCCAGGTACAGGCTGAACTCATACGGCGTCCTTGTCCTGCCCCAGGATTAGATGGCCACAGCTGGGGGCCGCCAGCACCTGCGGCTGAGGCTGACAGCGACAAGTGACCAGCTCAAACACGGCACAGTAGTTGATCAGGCCAAGGGCCTGGCCGCAGGACCGAGTGGCACTTACGGCATGGCAGTCTA is part of the Acidilobus sp. 7A genome and encodes:
- a CDS encoding 16S rRNA methyltransferase, whose translation is MAKVTIVLLEAALELVPKEIAGHPQVVKSARKYGLRPSDMLLDAGIHWKAMRSLDSWWRRGRPDVVHLSLLNLLEKAPVREGLAEVYVHLQDGRVLAFSPSVRIPKNYDRFKGLMTQVLKLNRAPPQGEALIWKASDSLRELLGGRGLLLLSEDAEVEERPADVVSEAAEGNMVIGFGAFPRGPFSQEVLSVASRKVKIRGGEPLKAWDVACALSCALYDLAEVLKGQD
- a CDS encoding Xaa-Pro peptidase family protein, encoding MIPRVSETELSRRLKVLRDRAAASGAQAALLTSPVSIFYFTNLSFITTERPVALIVPVDGEPFAVLPSVEKGHAEYRNSKWGGVVRRFEYYFDYPGDVHVANLIADAIASSDVRSVMGEPLGPKGAYGYSGPPLQELLAKRDVKWIDMGDLVAEMRLVKSEEEVSLIEESGRWASRAVDVARGLMEPGKWDWEVSLQASLEISKEMNDVYRPYVPLRGAVGWAVGFRGQVGEFSAFPHALVAERPMRDGDVIGIGSGPEIGGYFAELERTLILGEPSAEVRELFDKMLKVREAAAEALGPGVKASEVDAAMRRRAKELGVENLLRHHTGHGLGLEEHEPPFLDVGISEVLRPGMVVTVEPGLYVPGLGGFRHSDTFLITEGGARRLTSYPEDIDKLKVKR
- a CDS encoding ATPase domain-containing protein, with the protein product MGSAGRQRVLLGVPGLDDLFIEGVPRGSIILVAGYPGAGKTTLASQFAYAGAASGEPSLYVSFVEPRDDFIDNAASFGMDFRPLEGRGAFKYYEALSVSDPEALGDVIEDVLSQVDSMGAKRVVLDSVTAVEQLARDPPRAREIMHSALYLGLKRRGATSLLIAELPFGAESSPIGPEEFIADGVIVLKYRVVKNKLERYAEIRKMRGTNVEYASLPYAFTTRGVEFPPPLRPEALPSGARHERACKLGRLTITPGMGTLILYDPSVDPVQFSAYYLVAPAVALGLRTRYGSYIHGTTSLRDVLATCGDLLQGKLNNLVAESFEASSMTIGEAELRTYASDRDFRPDLIVVEGIHLLREFNTLDDYTGLVYRTLLRRASMGIMTFHLYASPREGAWDVPLSTYYDNVLYLYVKDDRLVLEPLRVWGELVPPREPVLTGSLEADCRSILMGGGGWQVLQVLRGQR
- a CDS encoding putative metallopeptidase translates to MRFERDRDLEEAVKCVVGSLGLSYIDLERLYVVRSRGSRSRAVARIYLMPSAWRFALNMEPAYLIEFISERFDGLPPREKVKVIVHELLHIPMAFSGGLRPHGKHVNDRLASRLASRVDSKCIEHLSRLGNSKAADEDTISD
- a CDS encoding universal stress protein, with the translated sequence MSRGVEPSYTISFWLRELLVPVDGSGSSMKALDLAVDFAMRYGSRLTVLYACSECSSADVVRKLVEDRVGGRAEYRFVVSRYSQSSSSAANEILKTIAEGSYDAVIMGARGTSINGDINVGSTAIAVAAHAPVTVILVR
- a CDS encoding phosphoglycerate kinase; translation: MIRLGELSIRTLDDLDARGSRVLVRVDFNSPVNDAGMLMDDSRIRAHLQTIRELLERDNAVVLMSHQGRPGGRDFVSLRQHAKVLSAYLGQEVKFIDDVMGPYARDSIKSLRPGEAAMLENVRFASEELVEAPLRQQANTYLVRYLSPLFQYYVNDAFATAHRSEPSVVGFPAVLPSAAGRLMEREVAALAKVLDRSLSPKVFVLGGARVADTIKVIENLVRNRLADRILTGGLVGELFTVAKGIMLSTSSMEALERSGALALLPRARRLLMMGAPIEVPVDYKVLEGEEVREEPMGRVSGLIMDVGGGTVDAYSSMVEEAKLVVLRGPMGVVEDPRFREGTEAMIRAAMDCKGYAILGGGHVAAMSGLEPGTSDAKVHISTGAAAFLAFLSGEGLPALEALAGGGRA
- a CDS encoding DUF99 family protein, yielding MQFTAVACDDGVVRKLGGGLTAVACVSYRELWPVEASIGLIRVDGLDATSVLSGMVSLMARPPGVIMLDSITIGGFNFVSLPALHRLTGLPVVVAYSYMPSLRRLEAPLRQHFSDAELRLRAISLVSNARRVETARGELYLVTWGIGLDEARELVESYQVFTRVPEPIRVAHRLASEASDVLGLQKGASGQEEGQSKAL